agatcccaggtccttctgactcctaggcccggctaattgaggccccgagaagccaggtgactttcccaaggttacagcagacaaggggtgggattagaacccagctccgctacctcccagtcccgtgctctttccactggtccacctTGCCTTACCTAATTCGCCTCTCATTTCTTCACCCAATTTCCCAATTGCCACTCGGGCCTACAGTTGCCTGCTGTCCCTctgacaccctcccccttccctgcagcacctagcatggcttagtggcaagagcacgggctttggagccagaggtcatgggttcgaatcccggctctgccacttggcagctgtgtgactgtgggcaagtcacgtcacttctctgtgcctcagttacctcatctgtaaaatggggattaagactgtgagccccacgtgggacaacctgattcccctgtgtctaccccagcgcttagaacagtgctctgcacatagtaagcacttaacaaataccaacattatcattattattattagtttttatcCTTAACTCTTATTTTTCCCCCACTTGTTATTTACCTAAAGAGTCTCTCCCCTGATAAATGGTAGACCTACCCATCCTCTTATACCCTTCCCTCCCCGGTTTGGCAGGACTGAAGTTCCTGGGTGAAGCAAGAGGAAGCAGGTGGGGCCGGATGGGTTTCGGGGGGCTGCCCgccctgctcctttccctctggtccttcctctttccctctcactcTCTACCGCTCCCGCCACTGGCCAAGCCGGCTCCCGGTCATGGACGACCCCAACTACTCCAAGCCTGGCTTCGGGGCCCCGCCTGGGCCGTCTCCTTCGACGGtcatctccatcccctcccctccgcctcgaGATTACCTGGTCTGGTCCCTCTTCAGTACCCTCTACATGAACTTCTGCTGCCTCGGCCTCATTGCCTTCATTTTCTCCGTGAAGGTGGGACCCCCGCGGCGGGGTGGACAGTGGTGGGGGGccaagggggcggaggggggcaacCACTGCGTCCCTGTCCCGGAGCCAGAGGGGGGATGcctgccctagagaagcagcacggcggagaggctagagcctgagcctgggaatcagaaggtcatgggttctaatcccggcttcaacacttgtctgctgtgtgaccttgggcaaaatacttcacttccctgggcctcagttccctcatctgtaaaatggggattaagattgtgagccctgtgttggacagggactgtgtccaatccaatgatcttgtatctccccggcgcttagaacagagtctggcacatagcaaatgcctaacaattaccataattattatcattattattattcaccccaatgcttagaacagcacctggcacaaagtaagtgcttaacaactatcataataataattattattattattagattggcaCCAGCCCTGCACCAGCCCCAGGACTGTCTCAGCCCCgggcccccctctcccaccccagcgcACCCCCGCCACGGTCTCCGGTAGCACGACGCCCTTCTGAACAAAAAGATGAGGAAGTGGTTTCCGTGAACCATTGTGGTCAGGCCCTGACCGCAGTTCAACTTCTGTCCGCGACCCCACCCCAGTCCCCGTAGCGCCCTCTGGTCCAGGGCCGTGACGGGGTGGCAGGGCCGGCAGATTTTGGGACCACCCCCCGGATGTACCCTAATTAGCTAGCCCCCAGAGCCCCCAATGCACtgtaggaaggggaggaggccaaAGACCTATGCCacaccatccccttgccccacCATCACGAGATCACTGAGCCCGAACACTCTAGAGACCAGActgccatccccagccccaccccttagCCTCTGGGGGTGGTCCCACCCCCTACACCCACCACAGGTTTCTGCGAGCCACAGAAGTCATCTGGGGAATCGCCCTGCCTGCCCCTTGGCCCTCCCCAGCTTTCCTGAAACAGGgtgtagtacagagaagcagcatggcatagagaataataattcattcattcaatagtatttattgagcgcttactatgtgcagagcactgtactaagcgcttggaatggacaaatcggcaacagatagagacggtccctgccctttgacgggcttacggtctaatcgggggagacggatagacaagaaccatggcaataaatagagtcaaggggaagaacatctcctaaaaaccatggcaaataaatagaatcagggtgatgtacatctcattaaacaaaataaacaaaataaatagggtgatgaaaatatatacagttgagcggatgagtacagtgctgaggggatgggacaggagagggggaggaagagagggaaaggggggagaagagggtttagctgtggagaggtgagggggggtagagggagcagagggaagaaggagggagctcagtctgggaaggcctcttggaggaggtgagctttaagtagggatttgaagaggggaagagaattagattgacggaggtgaggagggagggcattccaggaccgcaggaggatgtggcccaggggtcgatggtgggagaggcgagaccgagggacggtgaggaggtgggcggcggaggagcggagcgtgcggggtgggtggtagaaagagagaagggaggagaggtaggaaggggcaaggtgatagatagccttgaagcctagagtgaggagtttttgtttagatcggaggctgataggcaaccattggaggtgtttaagaaggggagtgacaggcccagaacgtttctgcaggaagatgagccgggcagcggagtgaagataatgttggtatttgttaagcgcttattatgtgcagagcgctgttctaagcacagggacaggtacagggcaatcaggttgtcccacttgaggctctaatcccgactctgccacttgactgctgtgtgacctcggggaagtcacttcacttctccaggcccccgttacctcagctgtaaaatggggattgagactttgagccccaagtgggacagcgactgggtccaacctgattagtctgtatctatcccagcgcttagaacagtgcttgacacgtcgtaagggcttaacaaataccaccatcattattattattacatagtaagtgcttaacagatgccatcattatcagtttttattgttattattattattttaaagcttCTTTAAAATCTCTACCTcctccggaggccttccctgaataatggcTATCATCACACTAGTCACAACAGAAAAACACCCCAAATAATTAAACCAAGtcaatttattaagtacttactgagtgcagagcaatgtacaattgtgaagcagcgtggctcagtggaaagagcacgggctttggagtcagaggtcatgggttcgaatcccggatcggccacttgtcagctgtgtgactttgggcaagtcacttaacttctcggtgcctcagttacctcatctgtaaaatggggattaagactgtgagccccacgtgggacaacctgatttccctgtgtctaccccagcgcttagaacagtgctcagcacatagtaagcgcttaacaaataccaacattattaattctgtcGAATAGGTGAACAAAATTCCcaatcacaaggagtttacacactaCAATACTCAAGGCTTGTGTCTTTTAATCCTATCCTTAACACTCTCGTAtttagaataattataataataattattatagcattttaagtgctttctgtgtatcaagcactgttttaagctctggggtagatacatgttaatcactttggacacagtccttgttccatttgaggctcacagtctaagtaggaaggagaagagggattgagatagagaagcagtatggcatagtggatagagcatgagcctgagagtcagaaggtcatgggttctaatcctgatcctccacttgtctgctgtgtggccttgggcacatcacttcacttctctatgcctcagttacctcatctgtaaaatggagatgaagactttgagccctatacgggacaggggctgggtccaactcgattcattttgtatccaccccagcattcagtacagtgcctgacacatagtaagcgcttaacagataccattattattattgttattgattgaatcccactttaccgttgaaaaaacagaggcacagagaagtgaagtgacttattcaaggtcacatggcaggcaagtggtggagctggaattagaatccaggtcctctgacccccagacccatgctttccattcattcattcaatcatatttactgagcgcatactatgtgcagagactgtattaagcacttgggagagtacaacagaacaataagcagatgcattccccgcccacaatgagcttacaacctagaagtggagtcagacatttatataaatgaataaatgacagatatggacgtaagtggtgtggggatgggaggggggtgatgaataaagggagcgagtcggggcgacgcagaagggagtgggagaaaaggaaaggagggtgcagtcagggaaggctacttggaagagatgggccttcaatgagggtttgaagagggggagagtcactgtccgatttgaagagggaggggattccggGCCAGAgatagaatgtgggtgaggggtaggcggagagatagatgattcgagaacagtgagaaggttggcattagaggaaccaagtgtgctgactgggttgtagtttgtcctgttttgttgtctgtctcccccttctagactgggagcccgttgttgggtagggatggtctctatctgttgccgaattgtacattccaagtgcttagtacagtgctctgtacacagtaagtgctcagtaaatatgattgaatgattaggagAGCcacaaggtgaggtaagagggagcaaggggatggagggctttgaagccaatgggaaggaggttttgtttgatgcaaaaatggatgggccaccactgatGTTTCTTGAGGATCGGAGAggtatgtcctgaatgtttttgcagaaaaatgatctgggcagcagagtgacatatggactggaatggggagagacaggaggctgggaggtcagtaaagaggctgatagTAATCAagaggggataggataagtgattgtattaatgtagtagaagtttggatggagaggaaagagtagattttagcttttcccactagatcaagctgctttgcactctgtgtgtgtgtgtgtgtgtgtgtgtgtgtgtgtgttatgggcagagaaagtgtctgctaattctgttgtattttactctcccgagcacttagtacagttctcttattttgttaatgaaatgtacatcgccttgattctatttagttgccattgtttttatgagatgttctttcccttgactctatttattgccattgttcttgtctgtctgtctcccccattagactgtaagcccgtcaaagggcagggacagggactgtctctatctgttgccgacttgttcattccaagcgcttagtacaatgctctgcacatagtaagcgctcaataaatactattgaatgaattgaaatactattctctgcacacatagtaagcgctcaatcaatacacttgaatgaaattgtaagctccttgagggcagggaacatattgttCTCTActcaaggacttagcacagtgtctagcACCCAGTTGGCATGAATTacatactattgtttgattgccCTTCGGGACACTCACTTTGATGATTAGGAACAgacagaccatcccacacccctgactctccccttgtAACCCAACACAGACcaacccacacccctgactctcctctctccatccctgactctcctccagtgacccagggaataataatgttggtattagttaagcgcttactatgtgcagagcactgttctaagcgctggggtagacacaggggaatcaggttgtcccacgtggggctcacagtcttaatccccattttacagatgagggaactgaggcacagagaagggaagcagcatggtgaggtggatagagcctgagcctaggagtcagaagatcatgggttttaattccgattccatttgtctgctgtgtggccctgggcaagtcacttcgcttctctgtgcctcacttccctcctttgtaaaatggggattgagactgtgagcctcatgtaggacagggactgtgtccaacctgagtatcctcctcagcgcttagtacagggcctggcacataataacacttaacaaataccacccagcATGGACTACTACTACGACAATCatttttaccgagcacttactgagtgcaaagcactgtaataataataataatgttggtatttgttaagctcttactatgtgcagagcactgttctaagcgctggggtagatacagggtaatcaggttgtcccacgtgagactcacagtcttaatccccattttacagaggagggaactggggcacagagaagttaagtgacttgcccacagtcacacagctgacaagtggcagagtggggatactagagaagcagcatggctcagtggaaagagcccaggcttgggagtcagatgtcatgggttcgaatcctgactctgccccttgtcagctgggtgactgtgggcaagtcacttcacttctctgtgcctcagttccctcatctgttaaatggggatgaagactgtgagccgcacgtgggacaatctcattctcctgtatctaccccagcgctcagaacagtgctctgcacgtagtaagcgcttaacaaataccaacattattattattattactaagcgcttggagaggacaatagaacagtaaacagacatattccctgcccacaacgagctgacagtctagaggaccatccGACACCTTtgaatcttgactctatttattgccattgttcttgtctgtccgactcccccgattagactgtaagcccgtcaaagggcaaggactgtctctatctgttgccgatttgtacattccaagcacttagtacagtgctctgcacatagtaagcgctcaataaatactattgaatgaatgaactagcccTGTTCAGCTCGGTGCCGTGGGTCTGAAGGAGCCAAGAGGCCGTGTTGGcccagccgccccctccctcctaccccaccccctCTGATTTCCGATCTCGGCCTGTCTTCCTGAGGAAGTTGGCGCTCTCTCTTTTCCACTCCCCGACTTCCTCTGGGAGTTTTGTTTCTGTTGTCTCTTAGGCGAGGGATCGGAAGGTGATGGGAGACATGATCAGAGCCCAAGAGTACAGCCACACCGCCAAGCGCCTGAACTCCATCGCCTTGGCCCTCAGCCTTGTCTTCTTCTTCATCTGCATCATCACCGTGCTGGTGATCACCTTCACTGTCAGATGaacccctccgcccccagcttCCTGCCGCTGCCCCCCCAGATACAAGCTCTGGGCCGACACCTAACGAGTTCCCTCCAACTCTGCTCatcgccctccccttccccccggggtCTCTCGCAGTTCCAAGCCCCACCGGTCACCCCTAGCTCTGCGTACCCCCGGCCCCGAGTCTCCTCCTCTTGCTGAAATGCGGAGATTTGGGAATTcgggctctctcccacttcctccctctcccctcttccccgggcCTACCGACCTCCCTGGTCCCTGCTGCCAATGCCCAGAGGCAAgatggttggggggtgggtgtcTCCTCCCCACACTGCACCTGAGCCGTCCTGCCCTTCGGCACAGCGGATGCTGAGGACAAGTtgccccctccaaaaaaatcagctcccaccccagccctgtgGGAGTTTCAAAACCATTAAACTGTCTTTTTTTCTCCTACAACCTCCGCCTCTCACTCCTGCCCCTCAAGTTTATCATTCTATCCTAGTCTTCGTAGCAGGCAACAGGGGTTCGTTTTTGATCTGAGGAGCCCCATCCACTTTCCCtcagtcccccccaccccccaactgcaCCCCCTGATCCTGGGGAAAGAGGCCTCAATCGAAGGGCCACCCCATGGGGCTAAGGGCCAGCAGGAGATCATCTTTGGATCCGAGGGGTCGCAcccccattccctgcctcctgtcccccactcccagcctgctGAGATGTGGGAGAGGCTTTGGGGAACCAAAGGGCCACAGGAGGCATCAGGAGGgctcctcagcccctcctcctgcctcccacccccactcaccaactattcattcattcaatcgcatttattaagcacttcctgggtgcagagcactgtactaagcgcttgaaatgttcaattcggcaacagatagagacgatccctacccaacaacgggctcacaatctaaaagggggaagacagacaacaaaacaaataggcatcaataccattaaaatagataaataataataatgttggtatttgttaagcacttactatgtgcagagcactgttctaagcgctggggtagatacaaggtaatcaggttgtcccacgtgaggctcacagtcttcatccccattttacaggtgaggtaacttaggcacagagaagttaagtgacttgcccacaatcacacagctgacaagtggtagagccgggattcaaacccatgacctctgactcccaagcctgggctctttccactgagccacgctgcttctctagaagcatagacaaaatagaaccatagacaaatgcacatcatcaataaaataattggagcaataaatatatacaaatatacacaagtgctgtgaggagggcaagggggaagagcggagggagggagttggggcgatggggaggggagcaggagcagagggaaagggagggttcagtctgggaaggccacttggaggaggtg
This portion of the Ornithorhynchus anatinus isolate Pmale09 chromosome 3, mOrnAna1.pri.v4, whole genome shotgun sequence genome encodes:
- the LOC114810307 gene encoding interferon-induced transmembrane protein 3-like — protein: MDDPNYSKPGFGAPPGPSPSTVISIPSPPPRDYLVWSLFSTLYMNFCCLGLIAFIFSVKARDRKVMGDMIRAQEYSHTAKRLNSIALALSLVFFFICIITVLVITFTVR